A genomic window from Quercus lobata isolate SW786 chromosome 10, ValleyOak3.0 Primary Assembly, whole genome shotgun sequence includes:
- the LOC115966110 gene encoding VQ motif-containing protein 20, producing the protein MSPTQFHAKKDVTNNALCPPPLKVNKDSHFIKKSSGSVSSSSSTSSLVNSVAGTAKPQQRHPVIIYTHSPKVIHTHPRDFMALVQKLTGQSRSEEHDTARQKSESGGNASTSSDEENKSVKIVGNDDNESSSVVTDENCSSLGDGQVNSCFVPPIFETPNPYMTNIPFFTPNSAEFLCSNQPFYNYTDSLFFTPNMRSSVSSSSNLEGIREFREY; encoded by the coding sequence ATGAGTCCTACACAATTCCATGCAAAGAAGGACGTCACCAACAATGCCTTGTGCCCACCTCCCTTGAAGGTCAATAAGGACTCTCATTTCATCAAGAAATCATCGGGGTCGGTGTCCTCATCCTCGTCGACCTCCTCCCTTGTTAACAGCGTGGCGGGGACCGCCAAGCCGCAGCAGCGCCATCCGGTCATAATCTACACACATTCCCCGAAGGTCATCCACACACACCCTAGGGACTTCATGGCATTGGTGCAAAAGCTCACGGGGCAATCGCGGTCCGAGGAACATGACACGGCTCGACAGAAATCTGAATCTGGTGGCAATGCTTCAACCTCGTCCGACGAGGAAAACAAGAGTGTGAAGATCGTGGGAAACGATGACAATGAGTCGTCATCGGTTGTTACCGATGAGAATTGCAGCAGCCTAGGTGATGGTCAAGTGAATTCTTGTTTTGTGCCACCAATTTTTGAGACACCAAATCCATACATGACCAATATCCCATTTTTTACACCCAATTCGGCTGAGTTTTTGTGCTCGAATCAGCCCTTTTATAATTACACAGACTCTTTGTTTTTTACCCCCAACATGAGGAGTTCTGTTTCATCATCTTCCAACTTGGAAGGGATTAGAGAGTTTCGTGAGTACTAA
- the LOC115963334 gene encoding uncharacterized protein LOC115963334 encodes MAVASKTRTMLEGLVREGSFKWLLGRRSSFDEEFEEMGRSPSAQRNWIPELSPVANIVIRRCSKILGIPSSELQESFNAEAAESIKHPSRYARNLLEYCCFRTLALSIQVTGHLADKKFRRLTYDMMLAWEAPAAASQPVLNVDEDIAVGVEAFSRIASAVPIIANVIISENLFEVLTKSTGGRLQFSVYDKYLSGLDRAIRKMKTQSDSSLLSSVRSSKGEKILEVDGTVTTQPVLEHVGISTWPGRLVLTDHALHFEALRVVSYDRAKRYDLAGDLKQVVKPEMTGPWGTRLFDKAVSYKSISLSEPVVIEFPELKGHSRRDYWLAIIREILYVHSFINKYQIKGIERDEALSKAVLGILRVQAIQDVSSAIPLQCESLLMFNLCDQLPGGDLILETLANMSTFREMDQTNNSKGGVGMYSISALDMVSNLGFVFGTSSNNSNEAGLVVGEVTVGEMTSLERAVKESKNNYEKVVLAQATVDGVKVDGIDTNLAVMKELLFPMRELGNCILSLVYWDDPVKSFVFCLVFSYIICRGWLGYTFALMLIFIAIFMVLTRFCGQGPVDDVKVIAPPVLNTMEQLLAVQNAISQTEGYIQDGNIVLLKIRALLLCIFPQASDKFAVALLVTALILAFLPSKFIVLIVFLETFTRYSPPRKAITERWMRRLREWWFSIPAAPVALEREKEEKKRK; translated from the exons ATGGCTGTGGCAAGCAAAACCAGAACTATGCTCGAAGGTTTAGTAAGAGAAGGATCATTCAAATGGTTGCTTGGCAGACGGAGTTCTTttgatgaagaatttgaagagatgGGAAGGTCTCCATCTGCCCAAAGGAATTGGATACCGGAACTTTCTCCAGTTGCAAATATTGTTATTCGCAGATGCTCAAA AATCCTTGGTATCCCTTCAAGTGAACTTCAAGAAAGCTTCAATGCAGAGGCTGCTGAATCTATAAAGCATCCATCACGGTATGCAAGGAACTTGTTGGAATACTGCTGTTTCAGGACGCTGGCTTTGTCCATACAAGTAACAGGTCATCTAGCTGATAAAAAGTTTAGACGCCTAACATATGACATGATGCTAGCTTGGGAGGCTCCTGCTGCTGCCAGCCAACCTGTGCTTAAT GTTGATGAGGATATAGCTGTTGGGGTAGAGGCCTTCTCACGAATAGCTTCAGCAGTCCCTATTATTGCGAATGTGATTATTAGTGAAAATCTTTTCGAGGTGCTTACAAAATCAACTGGTGGTCGGCTTCAGTTTTCTGTCTACGACAAGTATTTAAGTGGACTAGACAG AGCTATCAGAAAAATGAAGACCCAATCAGATTCGTCCCTTCTTTCTTCTGTTCGATCATCAAAGGGAGAAAAGATTCTGGAAGTTGATGGAACAGTCACCACCCAACCAGTTCTTGAACATGTAGGAATTTCCACGTGGCCAG GTCGATTAGTTCTGACAGACCACGCACTGCACTTTGAAGCTCTTCGTGTTGTGTCTTATGACAGGGCAAAAAGATATGATTTAGCAGGTGATCTGAAACAAGTTGTTAAACCTGAGATGACTGGACCATGGGGTACTCGACTTTTTGACAAGGCTGTGTCATATAAATCAATTTCCTT ATCAGAACCAGTTGTCATAGAATTTCCTGAGCTTAAAGGGCATTCTCGCCGTGATTACTGGCTAGCAATTATCCGAGAGATTTTATATGTTCatagttttataaataagtACCAGATCAAGGGAATTGAACGGGATGAAGCGCTTTCAAAGGCTGTACTTGGGATTCTGCGAGTACAAGCCATTCAAGATGTTAGTTCAGCTATTCCTCTGCAGTGTGAGAGTCTTCTTATGTTTAATCTTTGTGACCAACTTCCAGGTGGAGACTTGATACTGGAAACTCTTGCCAATATGTCAACTTTCAGGGAAATGGACCAGACTAACAACTCTAAGGGTGGGGTTGGAATGTATTCAATATCTGCCTTGGATATGGTTTCTAACTTGGGGTTTGTGTTTGGAACAAGTTCAAATAATTCTAACGAGGCTGGGCTTGTTGTGGGTGAGGTAACTGTGGGAGAGATGACTTCTTTGGAAAGAGCAGTAAAGGAATCTAAAAACAACTATGAAAAAGTGGTGCTAGCACAAGCAACGGTTGATGGAGTTAAAGTAGATGGCATTGACACTAATTTGGCTGTGATGAAG GAGTTGCTCTTTCCAATGAGGGAACTTGGGAACTGCATTCTATCTTTGGTTTATTGGGATGATCCTGTGAAGTCTTTTGTGTTCTGTTTAGTTTTCAGTTATATAATTTGCAG GGGATGGCTGGGCTACACATTTGCTCTGATGCTCATCTTTATTGCGATTTTCATGGTACTCACACGATTTTGTGGCCAAGGACCTGTTGATGATGTTAAGGTGATAGCACCTCCAGTGTTGAATACAATGGAGCAGCTTTTGGCTGTTCAAAATGCAATTTCTCAAACTGAAGGGTACATCCAGGATGGTAACATTGTTCTACTCAAGATACGGGCCCTATTGCTATGCATTTTCCCTCAg GCAAGCGACAAATTCGCAGTTGCTCTCTTGGTCACAGCTTTGATTCTGGCCTTCCTACCTAGTAAGTTCATAGTTCTTATCGTTTTCTTGGAAACTTTCACAAGATATTCACCTCCAAGGAAAGCAATCACAGAGAGATGGATGAGGAGATTGAGAGAGTGGTGGTTCAGCATACCAGCAGCTCCTGTTGCacttgaaagagaaaaagaggaaaaaaagagaaagtga